Proteins from a genomic interval of Pseudomonadota bacterium:
- a CDS encoding SDR family oxidoreductase — MKILITGNMGYIGPRVVKHFRNSYPGIYIIGYDIGYFANQLTCTNFFPECNVDIQYFADVRGGTEGILENIDAIVYLAAISNDPMGNKFEKPTMEINFLSAVDLAKKAKLYGVKAFVYASSCSTYGFADDAPRTEESTVNPLTAYARSKVHAEIGLSRLADKSFKITCLRFATACGMSERLRLDLVLNDFVASAITSKKIVILSDGTPWRPLIHVKDMARAIDWAINRTIETGGENLVVNIGSNEWNYQVKDLANAVAKIMPEVDVEINKDAQPDKRSYKVNFDLFKRLAPNYQPIYDLPMAIMELKNGLEEIRFKEKDFRNSNFMRLKVLDSLLDSGFLDEKLRWTLGK, encoded by the coding sequence CCGGCATTTATATAATAGGTTATGATATTGGGTATTTTGCTAATCAGCTAACGTGTACCAACTTTTTCCCTGAGTGTAATGTCGATATTCAATACTTTGCCGATGTAAGGGGGGGTACGGAAGGGATATTAGAAAATATTGATGCAATTGTTTATTTGGCGGCGATATCAAACGATCCGATGGGCAATAAATTTGAAAAACCCACAATGGAAATCAATTTCCTTTCAGCAGTGGATCTGGCCAAGAAAGCAAAACTTTACGGTGTCAAAGCTTTTGTATATGCTTCGAGTTGCAGCACATATGGTTTTGCGGATGATGCTCCGAGAACTGAAGAATCTACAGTTAATCCTTTGACGGCCTATGCAAGATCTAAGGTACATGCTGAAATTGGATTAAGTAGACTGGCTGATAAATCCTTTAAGATTACATGTTTAAGATTTGCAACTGCCTGCGGGATGAGCGAACGTCTTAGGTTGGACCTTGTACTGAACGACTTTGTTGCATCGGCTATTACTTCGAAAAAAATAGTCATATTAAGCGATGGGACTCCTTGGCGTCCGCTGATTCACGTCAAGGACATGGCGAGGGCTATAGACTGGGCGATAAACAGGACTATAGAAACCGGTGGGGAGAACCTTGTAGTCAACATTGGTTCCAACGAATGGAATTATCAGGTTAAAGATTTAGCCAACGCTGTCGCAAAAATAATGCCTGAGGTTGATGTAGAGATAAACAAAGATGCTCAACCGGATAAACGCTCATACAAAGTAAATTTTGATTTATTCAAAAGGCTTGCGCCGAATTATCAGCCAATTTATGATTTACCGATGGCAATTATGGAACTAAAGAATGGCCTTGAAGAAATTAGGTTCAAAGAAAAAGATTTTAGAAATTCCAATTTCATGAGGTTGAAGGTTCTTGATTCTTTGCTCGACAGTGGATTTCTTGACGAGAAACTCAGGTGGACTTTAGGAAAATAG